A genomic window from Glaciihabitans sp. INWT7 includes:
- a CDS encoding ABC transporter family substrate-binding protein, with translation MKIRGRLARNAIAVVAIAGATAFALAGCTTSGTPTPTTAKGGTVTVATVNDFTSFNYNTPDGNLDTNGFVSYMTTGGFYYVDPKFKVIYDKSFGTLTKTSDSPLTVKYTLKKGLKWSDGKPITADDMALTWAISTGFYDSGTTDDNGDVTSGTNYFSTAGSTVALNGPSFPVISDDDLSMTMKYSDPYVDYAIFSPISQPAHVVAEKAGLKSAADLTALLKKLPKGDPAKPAAADPTLQKAAEFVNTGYDVTAMPTDKSLLVSSGPMVVSDFVPTQSLTLVKNKYYTGDHESKVDKIVLRNIPDANAQVSALANGEVDVINPQASADTLTALKSTSAKVIVGSQASYDHLDLSFNAPVFQDAKVREAFLKTIPRQQILDAIVTPVDPKAKVLDSEQFLPQQSGYADSVKGNGSSAYDKVDIEGAKTLLAGATPTIKLMYNTNNPNRVDEFQAIQASATKAGFKIVDAGSPDWSKKLGDGTYDAVLFGWINPGYGYAGVPQIWSTDGGGNYNAYKGTDKLALSTQSILDTKKIDPILQKMDKQAFDDAYGLPLFQLPGITGVTSRITGVDTYFAGQTGPFWNFWEWTVKGK, from the coding sequence TTGAAAATCAGAGGAAGATTGGCGCGTAATGCGATCGCAGTCGTCGCCATCGCCGGCGCCACGGCATTCGCGCTCGCCGGGTGCACAACATCCGGTACGCCGACCCCCACCACAGCAAAGGGCGGAACCGTCACGGTGGCAACGGTTAACGACTTCACGTCGTTCAACTACAACACCCCGGATGGGAACCTCGACACCAACGGGTTCGTGTCCTACATGACCACCGGCGGTTTCTACTACGTCGACCCGAAGTTCAAGGTCATCTACGACAAGTCATTCGGAACTCTGACCAAGACGTCGGACTCCCCGCTGACCGTCAAGTACACGCTCAAGAAGGGCCTCAAGTGGTCCGACGGCAAGCCGATCACCGCGGACGACATGGCGCTCACCTGGGCGATCAGCACCGGCTTCTACGACTCCGGAACCACGGACGACAACGGTGACGTCACCTCCGGTACCAACTACTTCTCCACCGCCGGTAGCACCGTCGCCCTCAACGGTCCCTCCTTCCCGGTGATCAGCGACGACGACCTGTCGATGACGATGAAGTACTCAGACCCCTACGTCGACTACGCGATCTTCTCCCCGATCTCTCAGCCGGCTCACGTCGTCGCAGAGAAGGCCGGCCTCAAGAGCGCGGCCGACCTCACGGCACTGCTCAAGAAGCTGCCGAAGGGCGACCCGGCCAAGCCGGCCGCTGCCGACCCGACGCTGCAGAAGGCTGCCGAGTTCGTCAACACCGGATACGACGTCACGGCGATGCCGACCGACAAGTCGCTTCTCGTCTCCAGCGGACCGATGGTCGTCTCCGACTTCGTGCCCACCCAGTCCCTCACCCTGGTGAAGAACAAGTACTACACGGGTGACCACGAGTCCAAGGTCGACAAGATCGTGCTCCGCAACATCCCGGACGCCAACGCGCAGGTCTCCGCACTCGCCAACGGCGAGGTCGACGTGATCAACCCGCAGGCATCCGCCGACACGCTCACCGCCCTCAAGTCGACGAGCGCAAAGGTGATCGTCGGATCGCAGGCGTCGTACGACCACCTCGACCTGTCGTTCAACGCTCCGGTGTTCCAGGACGCGAAGGTGCGTGAGGCGTTCCTCAAGACCATCCCGCGCCAGCAGATCCTCGACGCGATCGTCACGCCGGTCGACCCCAAGGCGAAGGTGCTCGACTCCGAGCAGTTCCTGCCGCAGCAGTCCGGTTACGCCGACTCGGTCAAGGGCAACGGTTCCTCCGCCTACGACAAGGTCGACATCGAGGGAGCCAAGACGCTCCTCGCCGGTGCGACCCCGACGATCAAGTTGATGTACAACACCAACAACCCGAACCGCGTCGATGAGTTCCAGGCCATCCAGGCCTCGGCAACCAAGGCCGGCTTCAAGATCGTGGATGCCGGATCGCCCGACTGGAGCAAGAAACTCGGCGACGGAACCTACGACGCCGTTCTCTTCGGTTGGATCAACCCGGGTTACGGCTACGCCGGTGTCCCGCAGATCTGGTCGACCGACGGTGGCGGAAACTACAACGCCTACAAGGGCACGGACAAGCTGGCTCTCTCGACCCAGTCGATCCTCGACACCAAGAAGATCGATCCGATCCTGCAGAAGATGGACAAGCAGGCGTTCGATGACGCCTACGGCCTTCCTCTGTTCCAGCTGCCCGGCATCACCGGAGTAACGAGTCGCATCACGGG
- a CDS encoding CPBP family intramembrane glutamic endopeptidase — translation MPVPPLSDSTVFDPVDAPSRRRIRGEIVLVLGLSLGASAVYSIVSLADSLTRPTPLSQQVQSLNNSLNNRAIFDFIYQFLAIFFDLVPVALVCFLLWQSARPHLARLGLAFDRPGRDSLLGLGLALLIGIPGIFVYLGGKALGVGVTVSASPLDTYWWTIPILVLSALRAGLQEELIVIGYLFARLRDLGWKTWPIILSAALLRGTYHLYQGFGAFVGNFAMGVLFGWLYSRYGRVLPLVIAHFVIDTAIFVGYPWAASAFPGLFGVAK, via the coding sequence GTGCCAGTGCCACCTTTGTCGGATTCCACAGTTTTCGACCCGGTGGATGCACCCTCCCGAAGGCGAATCAGAGGCGAGATCGTTCTCGTGCTCGGCCTGTCGCTCGGTGCGTCGGCGGTCTATTCGATCGTGTCCCTCGCCGACAGTCTGACGAGACCCACGCCCCTCTCGCAGCAGGTTCAGTCTCTCAATAACTCGCTGAACAATCGCGCGATTTTCGACTTCATCTATCAGTTCCTCGCCATCTTCTTCGACCTGGTTCCGGTCGCCCTCGTCTGCTTCCTGCTGTGGCAGAGCGCGAGGCCGCACCTCGCGCGCCTCGGCCTCGCATTCGACCGTCCGGGGCGTGACTCCCTGCTCGGGCTCGGACTCGCGCTCCTGATCGGGATCCCCGGCATCTTCGTCTATCTGGGTGGCAAGGCCCTCGGAGTCGGCGTGACCGTATCCGCGTCCCCTCTCGATACGTACTGGTGGACCATCCCGATCCTCGTGCTCTCGGCTCTGCGCGCAGGCCTGCAGGAAGAGCTGATCGTGATCGGCTACCTGTTCGCCCGGCTGCGCGACCTCGGCTGGAAGACGTGGCCGATCATCCTCTCGGCCGCGCTGCTCAGGGGCACCTACCACCTCTACCAGGGCTTCGGTGCGTTCGTCGGCAACTTCGCCATGGGCGTGCTGTTCGGGTGGCTGTACTCCCGCTACGGCCGGGTGCTGCCCCTCGTGATCGCACACTTCGTGATCGACACCGCGATCTTCGTGGGGTACCCGTGGGCGGCATCCGCGTTCCCGGGGCTGTTCGGCGTGGCGAAGTAA
- the gcvP gene encoding aminomethyl-transferring glycine dehydrogenase, whose translation MLGALGYKTVDELVLAAVPASIHVDGFRAAADSVLPPAATEREALAELRVLARKNTVNRSMIGLGYYDTITPAVIKRNVLENPSWYTAYTPYQPEISQGRLEALINFQTMVTDLTGLTTANASMLDEGTAVVEGMMLARRASKLESNTFIVDSDSLPQTLALLENRASAVGIDLVVLDLAELPRDAIDLPEAFGIFVQYPARSGRVWNPSSVIAAAKAKGALAVVAADLLALALIASPGDLGADVAVGTSQRFGVPMGFGGPHAGYMAVRAGLERQLPGRLVGVSQDATGHPAYRLSLQVREQHIRRDKATSNICTAQVLLAVMASMYAVYHGPQGLRQIATRVTRLTRVLARAASEAGHTVVSANFFDTITLHTKTKASRLVERAHSAGYLIHLVDEDHVQLSADETTTLDDVRAIARILGEDLADETVPDDLEWIPVDLERRSAYLEHPVFNTHRSETSMMRYLKHLADYDYALDRGMIPLGSCTMKLNAATEMEAVTWPEFAGLHPFAPEADVEGYLQLIDQLQGWLADVTGYDSVSLQPNAGSQGELAGLLAIRGYHRSRGDSQRTVCLIPQSAHGTNAASAVLAGMRVVVVACDELGNVDVDDLRAKIAEHSDSLAALMITYPSTHGVYEHEVGTICKAVHDAGGQVYVDGANLNAVLGFARYGDFGGDVSHLNLHKTFCIPHGGGGPGVGPVAAKAHLAPFLPGHPMAQRELHAGAPVSAAPYGSPSILPISWAYVRMMGADGLREATGAAVLAANYVAVRLRDHFPVLYAGDNGLVAHECILDLRPLTEATGVTVDDVAKRLIDFGFHAPTMSFPVAGTLMVEPTESEDLDEIDRFIDAMIAIRAEADAVASGTWPLADNPLHNAPHTAQSVIEGEWTHPYSREQAVYPVRSLIRSKYWPPVRRIDNAYGDRNLVCACPPPEAFE comes from the coding sequence ATGCTGGGCGCGCTCGGTTACAAGACTGTGGATGAGCTCGTGCTCGCCGCCGTGCCGGCATCCATCCACGTCGACGGGTTCCGCGCCGCCGCCGACTCTGTGCTGCCGCCCGCGGCGACCGAGCGCGAGGCGCTCGCCGAACTCCGGGTGCTCGCCCGCAAGAACACGGTCAATCGCTCGATGATCGGTCTCGGCTACTACGACACCATCACCCCGGCCGTGATCAAGCGCAATGTGCTGGAGAACCCCAGCTGGTACACGGCCTACACGCCCTACCAGCCGGAGATCTCCCAGGGGCGTCTCGAGGCGCTCATCAACTTCCAGACGATGGTCACAGACCTCACCGGCCTCACCACCGCAAACGCATCGATGCTCGATGAGGGCACCGCAGTCGTGGAGGGCATGATGCTCGCCCGTCGCGCCTCGAAGCTCGAGAGCAACACCTTCATCGTCGATTCGGATTCTCTTCCCCAGACCCTCGCGCTGCTCGAGAACCGTGCGAGCGCCGTCGGTATCGATCTGGTCGTGCTCGACCTGGCAGAGCTTCCGCGTGACGCGATCGACCTTCCTGAGGCCTTCGGCATCTTCGTGCAGTACCCGGCCCGTTCCGGCCGGGTCTGGAACCCGAGTTCGGTCATCGCCGCAGCGAAGGCGAAGGGTGCCCTCGCGGTGGTCGCCGCCGACCTGCTCGCCCTCGCCCTCATCGCCTCACCCGGAGATCTGGGCGCGGATGTCGCGGTCGGCACCAGCCAGCGCTTCGGCGTTCCGATGGGCTTCGGTGGGCCGCACGCGGGCTACATGGCAGTGCGGGCTGGGCTCGAACGCCAGCTCCCCGGTCGACTCGTCGGAGTCTCGCAGGATGCCACCGGGCATCCGGCCTACCGTCTCTCACTCCAGGTGCGCGAGCAGCACATCCGGCGTGATAAGGCCACGTCCAATATCTGCACCGCCCAGGTGCTCCTCGCTGTCATGGCCTCGATGTACGCGGTCTATCACGGCCCGCAGGGCCTGCGGCAGATCGCCACCCGGGTGACCCGCCTCACGCGGGTGCTCGCCCGGGCCGCCTCGGAGGCCGGTCACACTGTCGTCTCGGCGAACTTCTTCGACACGATCACGCTCCACACCAAGACGAAGGCCTCCCGGCTCGTCGAGCGGGCGCACTCCGCCGGTTACCTCATCCATCTCGTCGATGAGGATCACGTTCAACTCTCCGCAGACGAGACGACCACTCTCGACGACGTGCGCGCCATCGCACGCATCCTCGGCGAGGATCTCGCCGACGAGACCGTGCCCGACGATCTCGAGTGGATCCCCGTCGACCTCGAACGCAGAAGTGCCTACCTCGAGCACCCGGTGTTCAACACCCACCGGTCCGAGACCTCGATGATGCGCTACCTCAAGCACCTCGCCGACTACGACTACGCGCTCGATCGCGGCATGATCCCCCTCGGATCGTGCACCATGAAGCTCAATGCGGCCACCGAGATGGAGGCGGTCACCTGGCCAGAATTCGCTGGGCTCCATCCCTTCGCCCCCGAAGCGGATGTGGAGGGCTACCTTCAGCTGATCGACCAGTTGCAGGGCTGGCTTGCGGATGTCACGGGCTACGACTCCGTCTCGCTTCAGCCGAACGCGGGAAGCCAGGGCGAGCTCGCCGGGCTCCTCGCCATCCGTGGCTACCACCGCTCCCGCGGCGACAGCCAGCGCACGGTCTGCCTCATCCCGCAGAGCGCCCACGGCACGAACGCGGCTTCCGCGGTGCTCGCCGGCATGCGCGTGGTCGTGGTGGCCTGTGACGAGCTCGGCAACGTGGATGTCGACGACCTCCGCGCCAAGATCGCCGAGCACTCCGACTCACTCGCAGCCCTCATGATCACCTACCCCTCGACGCACGGTGTGTACGAGCACGAGGTCGGCACGATCTGCAAGGCCGTGCACGACGCCGGCGGCCAGGTCTACGTCGATGGTGCGAACCTCAACGCCGTGCTCGGGTTCGCCCGCTACGGCGACTTCGGCGGGGACGTCTCCCACCTCAACCTTCACAAGACCTTCTGCATCCCTCACGGCGGCGGCGGTCCGGGCGTTGGCCCGGTCGCGGCGAAGGCGCATCTCGCGCCGTTCCTCCCCGGTCATCCGATGGCGCAGCGCGAGCTGCACGCGGGTGCTCCCGTATCCGCGGCCCCCTACGGCTCACCGAGCATCCTTCCCATTAGCTGGGCCTACGTGCGCATGATGGGCGCCGACGGACTCCGGGAGGCGACCGGAGCGGCCGTCCTCGCCGCCAACTACGTGGCCGTGCGCCTGCGCGATCACTTCCCGGTGCTCTACGCGGGTGACAACGGACTGGTGGCGCACGAGTGCATCCTCGACCTCCGTCCCCTCACCGAGGCGACCGGCGTCACGGTCGACGATGTGGCCAAGCGCCTCATCGACTTCGGATTCCACGCCCCCACGATGTCTTTCCCAGTCGCGGGAACCCTCATGGTCGAGCCGACGGAGAGTGAGGACCTCGACGAGATCGATCGCTTCATCGATGCGATGATCGCCATCCGGGCCGAGGCGGATGCCGTGGCCTCCGGCACCTGGCCGCTCGCCGACAACCCCCTCCACAACGCCCCGCACACGGCGCAGTCCGTGATCGAGGGGGAGTGGACGCACCCGTACAGTCGCGAACAGGCCGTGTATCCGGTGCGCAGTCTCATCCGCTCCAAGTACTGGCCGCCGGTGCGTCGTATCGACAACGCCTACGGCGACCGCAACCTGGTCTGCGCCTGCCCGCCACCGGAGGCTTTCGAGTAG
- the gcvH gene encoding glycine cleavage system protein GcvH, whose translation MAEQNTLRYTAEHEWLEVQGDIAIVGITAYAAEKLGDVVFVDLPTVGATVASGKIVGEIESTKSVGELFAPVDGTVTEVNDAVVANPELVNSDPFGEGWLIKVSFTELPSLLSFDEYTALVGE comes from the coding sequence ATGGCTGAACAGAACACCCTTCGTTACACGGCCGAGCACGAGTGGCTCGAGGTGCAGGGCGACATCGCGATCGTTGGCATCACCGCCTATGCGGCGGAGAAGCTCGGCGATGTCGTCTTCGTCGATCTGCCCACGGTGGGGGCCACCGTCGCGAGCGGCAAGATCGTGGGCGAGATCGAGTCGACCAAGTCGGTCGGCGAGCTCTTCGCCCCGGTCGACGGCACGGTCACCGAGGTGAACGACGCCGTCGTGGCCAATCCCGAACTCGTGAACAGCGACCCATTCGGTGAAGGCTGGCTCATCAAGGTGAGCTTCACCGAACTTCCGTCTCTCCTGAGCTTCGACGAGTACACCGCGCTGGTGGGCGAGTAG
- the gcvT gene encoding glycine cleavage system aminomethyltransferase GcvT, producing MPDKNVTEKTEERYSPLNGVHVEAGASFTDFAGWQMPVRYSSDLAEHHAVRTAAGLFDLSHMGEIVVLGPESADALDYAFAGKISAVAIGQAKYSLLLGREGGIIDDLVVYRTGEDRFIVVANASNREAVAAELLERTAPFDCEVFDESDDIALIAIQGPKSFEILSQVPGIVVAGLADLKYYWSTPGQFEGHEILVARTGYTGEDGFELYIAPDAATALWRAIAETGAGSGLVPAGLASRDTLRLEAGMPLYGHELGLTIFPVQAGLGRVVNLKKEGDFVGRSAVETGPAEGARVLVGLRAEGKRAGRADYLVLDADGAEVGVVTSGALSPTLGYPIAMAYVDPAVRELGTELFLDVRGTRVPASVTALPFYQREAK from the coding sequence GTGCCAGACAAGAACGTGACCGAGAAGACCGAAGAACGATACTCACCGCTCAATGGTGTCCACGTGGAGGCTGGCGCGAGCTTCACCGACTTCGCGGGCTGGCAGATGCCGGTGCGCTACTCGAGTGATCTCGCCGAACACCACGCGGTGCGCACGGCGGCCGGCCTCTTCGATCTGTCCCACATGGGCGAGATCGTGGTGCTCGGGCCGGAGAGCGCCGATGCCCTGGACTACGCCTTCGCCGGCAAGATCTCGGCCGTCGCCATCGGCCAGGCGAAATACAGTCTTCTGCTCGGCCGGGAGGGCGGGATCATCGACGATCTTGTCGTCTACCGCACCGGCGAGGACCGGTTCATCGTCGTGGCCAACGCATCCAATCGCGAAGCGGTCGCTGCCGAACTGCTCGAGCGCACCGCGCCATTCGACTGCGAGGTGTTCGATGAGAGCGACGACATCGCGCTCATCGCGATCCAGGGACCTAAATCGTTCGAGATCCTGAGCCAGGTACCGGGCATCGTGGTCGCCGGTCTCGCCGACCTCAAGTACTACTGGTCGACCCCCGGCCAGTTCGAGGGGCACGAGATCCTCGTCGCCCGCACGGGATACACCGGCGAAGACGGCTTCGAACTCTATATCGCCCCGGATGCCGCAACAGCACTGTGGCGCGCGATCGCGGAGACCGGCGCCGGCAGCGGACTGGTGCCGGCGGGTCTCGCCAGCCGCGACACCCTGCGCCTTGAAGCGGGGATGCCGCTCTACGGCCACGAACTCGGTCTCACCATTTTCCCCGTGCAGGCCGGCCTCGGTCGGGTCGTCAACCTCAAGAAGGAGGGCGACTTCGTCGGTCGCTCCGCGGTCGAGACCGGACCGGCCGAGGGGGCTCGCGTCCTCGTCGGCCTGCGGGCCGAGGGCAAGCGTGCCGGTCGCGCGGACTACCTCGTGCTCGATGCCGATGGCGCAGAGGTGGGGGTGGTCACCAGTGGTGCGCTCAGCCCCACTCTCGGATACCCGATCGCGATGGCCTACGTCGATCCCGCCGTGCGTGAACTCGGCACTGAACTGTTCTTGGATGTGCGCGGAACCCGCGTACCGGCATCCGTCACCGCACTTCCCTTTTATCAGAGAGAGGCCAAATAG
- a CDS encoding aldo/keto reductase family protein, translated as MEFRYLGNSGLKISEITYGNWLTHGSQVENDTAKACVTAALDAGITTFDTADVYANTMAETVLGEALKGQRRQSLEIFTKVFGPTGPKGHNDVGLSRKHILESIDGSLQRLQTDYIDLYQAHRFDYETPLEETFQAFADVVRQGKALYIGVSEWTADQLREGAALAKQFGVQLISNQPQYSELWRVIEAEVVPTSKELGISQIVWSPIAQGVLTGKYAPGAALPEGSRATDEKGGANMIKRFLNDDVLTRVQSLSPIAAELDLSLAQLAVAWVLQNENVASAIIGASRPEQVHENVKAAGVTIPAELLARIDDALGDIVERDPAKTLESSPKSREA; from the coding sequence ATGGAATTCAGATACCTCGGAAACTCAGGCCTCAAGATCTCGGAGATCACCTACGGCAATTGGCTCACCCACGGCTCGCAGGTGGAGAACGACACCGCGAAGGCCTGTGTGACCGCGGCGCTCGATGCCGGCATCACCACCTTCGATACCGCAGACGTCTACGCCAACACCATGGCCGAGACTGTGCTCGGCGAGGCGCTCAAGGGCCAGCGCCGCCAGTCGCTCGAGATCTTCACCAAGGTGTTCGGGCCCACCGGACCCAAGGGCCACAACGACGTGGGGCTGTCCCGCAAGCACATCCTCGAGTCGATCGACGGATCGCTTCAGCGACTGCAGACCGACTATATCGACCTCTACCAGGCCCACCGCTTCGACTACGAGACGCCGCTGGAAGAGACCTTCCAGGCGTTCGCGGATGTCGTGCGCCAGGGCAAGGCGCTGTACATCGGCGTCAGCGAATGGACTGCAGATCAGCTGCGTGAGGGCGCCGCCCTCGCTAAGCAGTTCGGTGTTCAGCTCATCTCCAACCAGCCGCAGTACTCAGAACTCTGGAGGGTGATCGAGGCAGAGGTCGTGCCGACCTCGAAGGAGCTCGGCATCTCGCAGATCGTCTGGTCGCCGATCGCGCAGGGCGTGCTCACCGGCAAGTACGCGCCGGGGGCCGCGCTTCCCGAGGGCAGTCGGGCGACCGACGAGAAGGGCGGAGCAAACATGATCAAGCGCTTCCTCAACGACGATGTGCTCACGCGGGTGCAGTCACTCTCCCCGATCGCCGCAGAGCTCGACCTCTCGCTCGCTCAGCTCGCTGTGGCCTGGGTGCTCCAGAACGAGAATGTCGCCTCGGCGATCATCGGCGCATCCCGCCCGGAGCAGGTACACGAGAACGTCAAGGCCGCCGGCGTCACCATCCCGGCGGAACTCCTCGCCCGCATCGACGACGCGCTCGGGGACATCGTCGAACGCGACCCGGCCAAGACGCTCGAGAGCTCCCCGAAGTCGCGCGAGGCGTAG
- a CDS encoding LON peptidase substrate-binding domain-containing protein yields MTDLPMFPLGSVLFPHMPLPLRVFEERYLVMLSRILSDEPSEFGVVLIERGQEVGGGEQRFTVGTVAQIQQLDATEDFVVLVAQGERRIEILEWLEEDPHPAARVRAIPELVWSDDLMPLRVRAEEAVRRTLRLASESGDQLWSPDVEISDEPAAAAWQLAAIAPVGELDQIALLRSTTMKGLLEALIELMESAGESFIPPWPEEG; encoded by the coding sequence ATGACCGACCTTCCGATGTTTCCCCTCGGGTCCGTGCTCTTTCCACACATGCCGTTGCCGTTGCGCGTGTTCGAAGAGCGTTACCTCGTGATGCTGTCGCGCATCCTGTCCGATGAGCCCTCGGAGTTCGGGGTCGTGCTCATCGAACGCGGCCAGGAGGTCGGGGGAGGGGAGCAGCGTTTCACGGTGGGCACCGTCGCGCAGATCCAGCAGCTTGATGCCACCGAGGATTTCGTCGTGCTCGTCGCGCAGGGGGAGCGCCGCATCGAGATCCTCGAGTGGCTCGAGGAGGATCCGCATCCGGCGGCCCGGGTGCGTGCCATCCCCGAGCTCGTGTGGAGCGACGATCTGATGCCCCTCCGCGTGCGGGCGGAGGAAGCGGTACGTCGAACGCTGAGGCTGGCGAGCGAGTCGGGAGACCAGCTCTGGTCACCGGATGTCGAGATCTCCGACGAACCGGCCGCAGCAGCGTGGCAACTGGCCGCGATCGCGCCGGTCGGCGAGCTGGACCAGATCGCTCTGCTGCGTTCGACCACTATGAAGGGCCTTCTCGAGGCGCTGATCGAACTGATGGAGTCGGCCGGGGAATCGTTCATCCCCCCCTGGCCGGAGGAGGGCTAG
- a CDS encoding J domain-containing protein, whose product MDTPTHYELLCVTPEATADEIRNAYRRLIRLYHPDVSGAAGEAMTLRLNEAKRDLLDPALRAQYDRAHLYAGAGARAGATRSAAGPTASKSRINDDWRPPPRAAGPTVPASTNRARYRAWMTVSVASIAAIVTITAVVFAWSYSGPLGLTTPRVIPPLVIAVGWIVGGFSRPSRFFVAMLAFGSALWPLVALGVTPFSMLSDSIPPVILAALTMLGIAVLALRISAPLVTRLSRYRAASA is encoded by the coding sequence ATGGACACCCCGACCCATTACGAATTGCTGTGTGTGACCCCCGAAGCCACAGCCGATGAGATTCGTAACGCCTACCGCCGACTCATCCGGCTCTACCATCCCGACGTCTCCGGAGCCGCCGGCGAAGCGATGACGCTGCGCCTCAACGAGGCCAAGCGAGATCTGCTCGATCCGGCCCTGCGGGCGCAGTACGACCGTGCTCATCTGTATGCCGGCGCCGGCGCACGCGCGGGTGCCACCCGCTCCGCCGCGGGCCCGACCGCCTCGAAATCGCGCATCAACGACGACTGGCGCCCCCCGCCGCGCGCCGCCGGTCCGACAGTGCCGGCCTCGACGAACCGGGCACGCTATCGGGCGTGGATGACGGTGTCAGTCGCGTCGATCGCGGCAATCGTCACCATCACGGCCGTCGTCTTCGCCTGGAGCTATTCCGGTCCCCTCGGTCTGACGACCCCCCGCGTGATCCCGCCACTGGTGATCGCGGTGGGCTGGATCGTCGGCGGCTTCAGCCGACCTTCGAGGTTCTTCGTCGCGATGCTGGCCTTCGGCAGCGCGCTCTGGCCGCTCGTCGCACTGGGCGTCACGCCGTTCTCGATGCTGTCCGATTCGATTCCGCCGGTGATCCTCGCCGCACTGACGATGCTCGGGATCGCGGTGCTCGCCCTCCGGATCTCCGCGCCCCTGGTGACACGGCTGTCGCGGTATCGGGCCGCCTCGGCCTGA